The genomic window GTGGCCGTCAGGCCACCTGAAGCGATGCCGTTGACCTGGGCGAGGGATGGAAGCCCGAAGGGGAGAGACGCGCAGCGGCTCGATGCGCAGCACGACAGCCCGGTTCTCCGGCTGCGCCGGGGAACGACCCTGCAAAAAATCATTCCCGTTACATGTAACGAAAAGGAAAATTCACAGCAGCAGGAGAATTACGATTACCAGCGAAACATTCACTACTGAAGCGAAGCGGCAAGGCGATCAGCAGTGCGTAAAGACGGCGGTTGCCGCAGGCAACCGGCGCGGGTGTTGACGTTCGCATGAGGCCGTCCGTCCGAAGGATGATTTTGCGCATGCGCAAAATCACGCAAAGCGCAGGCCGTACCCGTGAGGGGCATGCCATACAGCAGACCGGGTGAAGCCCGGTCTTCATTTGCCGGGCTGAATAAAAGCCCGGATTAGCAGGCCATGAATTATCGGGATCTGAATAGTGCTTCGCAAAATCCCTTAAGCCAGTCTTGAATTTCCTGTATTACTGGGTAGGGTTCGCCGTAGTGGTCTGCGGCTTCCATCCCGAAAGAAACGCTCATCGCAGCCCGGTTTAGTGCACGTTCTAGCATGTTTCCCCCATCGTTCAGCAAACCGAAGGGCGGGTAAAATAGGCGTGTGTACTGTCGTTTTTATCCTGCTTAAAGGTGGCTTTTAGCGTAAACGCATGACCGGCTTTCGCATCCTGGTCGACCAGAACTTTTGGCATTGTTCCATAAGCCGTGGCTCCGTTCTCAAGCGTGATAATCATTTTCGGAATCAGGCGAATACTGTGGCCAAAACCAGACTCGACCATTTTCACGCCTTTTATCGTTGCTTTTACGGTGACCTTTCCGGCAGGTGCTACACCCTTATATTGCTTTTCGTGCTCACGCTGTTCCGCCTGGATTGCTTCGACCGTCTTCGCAATAGCGCCGATAAGCGGTTTATGTCCTGTGACCGTAAAATAACAATATTCATGGCCGTTTTCATGCCAGCGACGTCCGGTTTTAACGCGCAGACCAAACGACTCCATCAGTTTAACTGTTTCCTGATAGTCAGCCGTTAAGCCTTTAAAGCGGGTATTAGGATCATAGGATTTGGCCGGATAGCTCGCCGGTGAATACCAGTCATCATATTCAGGCATTACGATAAACTGGCCCTTGCCATACAGCTCGCCGGTTTCAAAGTGTTCGTAACCGTCACATGGGGCATGCAGGCGACCGTTACGATCTTCGTTAGGTTCAATCCCGTTGTTAAGGTCTGAAAAAGCTTTCAGAATCCGCGCCTGCTGCTTTTGACGGATATCAACCAGTTCAGCAATTTTCGTGTTGAGAGCATCAGTAAGGCGGGAAATCAGATTCATGAGCGTATTCCATCCCGAATAACGGCGGGTGTCCGTTTTGGCGTAATGCCCTGTTTAATAGAATTATTATAGCTTATTGCGTATTTAATTACACCTAAAATTCACAATATGTAAATAATAATTTGAGGGTAAAATGCCGCCTGATACTGGCGGCGCCAGGGGTTATACGCGTGACGGGAGCACCGTACCATATTGCCGGCTGATAATGTCATTAAGCTTATCAACCAGATCCATACGTTTGAAAATGATGTGACCGGTTCGGGCTTTGAAATATTTTACCGTGAAGTATTCATGTTCGAAGTTTTCACCGTTCCACATATTTTCGCGGGTGAAATCATAAAATAGTGCGCCTGCTGCTATGCGGTGATCGGGAACGTTACGACCATCGAGAATGCTCATCATTTTTTCCAGATCATTGAGTTTATTCCGGCCCTCATCCGTCACGTAATAACAGTTTTTGCTGTACGATGAACCAACCATACTATTAACAATGATTTTTTTGCCGATTTTGCACGGGCAGTTAGTTTTGTAATCCCAGGATAATTTTTTAAATACATCCGTCACTCCCTGCTCAAAAATCTGCCCTTTGTCCTGGTTTAATGCGCGGAAGGAAGAAAGAATATTATCAAGCGTTGCTTCCGGCATGTTTTCCGTATCGAGCTGCTTTTCCCAATCGTCAATCTGCTTATGACTCATGAGGGTTTTCATGCCGGTTTCATTCATCAGGCGAGACCAGATCCCCGCATCAAGCAGACGTTTCATGCGCTTGATTGTTGCGTCATCGCTTGAACCGCCCAGGCCATTTCGAACTACTTCAATATAGCCATACATTTTGTCATCTGTGGTGTCCTTCATTAGCTGCTGTGCTTCGCGAAGCTTTGCCAGACCATCCGAAAAGGTGGTCATCGCATAAGCCGCGCGTGTCAGAATGTTTTCGATGGAAATCGAGGGGATAACCTCGCTTGATGAGGCAAATTCGCAGACAATTTCTGGATTAATGGCGGTAGTCATACTGTTACTCCATCCCGGATTACGGCGGGTGTCCGTTTGGGCGTAATACCCTGTTTCTGCGGATAATTATACCTTAACTCACTGCCATTTCACACAGATAATTTACATAATGTGAATTATTTTAATAGTTGCTCTGCGCTTCATCATACGCCCATCAAAGCGTATGCCCGGCCTGGCCGGGCAGGTCGATTAGAATGGCAATGAGTTGCAGGTCAGGCTGGACTTTGCCAGCGCAATAGACAGACGCAGACTTGTCGCCTGCTGGGTCATAGCGGAAGAATTTTCCAGTTCTTCACAAATAGCTTGCCGGTTATAACTGGAGGTCACAAAACGGGTCAGGAGTTTCTCATACTGGAGATCGAGCCTCCGGGCTGAATCATAGTTGTCTCCGCGTCTTTCTTCTGACGCTTGATCCGCGATGGCTTTCAATTCTTCGATGGCAGCTGTTTTACGTGGCTCCGAGATAATACAGGTTTCCCATTGTAAAGCGGCTTTCTTCCAGTTATGACTGGCGCTCATTACCCGTTTTCCATGACGGTCGAGTATTTCGAGATACTGAAAATTGAATGACTGAGGGCCACCGTCCTCACTGTCAAAAAACTCACATGAGTAATCAATGTTGGGGTTACGGTATTGCCAGGCATTATTTTTATAAAGATGGTCGGCAAGCAATACGGCAGACGTAATATCTGTAATACCAGTTATTTCTACAAAGCCATCGAGGTAGTAATAATCTAAACGGCTATCAATTTCCTTATATGCCATGCGGCCATAAGCAACGATTTTCAGTAGATTACGGGCGATATCTTCCCGAACAGAAACGCCGGGTTCATAGAGTGAAGGAAGAAATTTTACGGCAGAAGTGTTCATATCGGTGATCCTCCCGGATAACGGCGGGTGTCCGTTTGGGCGTAATGCCCGTGACGTAATACAAATCAAGGCCGACTTAACGGCCTTTTCTATGGATTAGATACAAAGAACCTGGTTAGAGGATGAATGCACTTTTACCACTTCACCTGGGGTATAAAAACCAGCATGAAGGACATCACAGTTTTCAGGCCACTCAAAGTCAATTTCAATGACTTCCTGGCCGCAGTATTCACCCTTTTCCACTTGGGTAACTGTGAAGAATTTACCATCCAGTAAAATCTGTAAACCCACATAAATATTGCGAGCCAGCATGTTACGGGTGTTGAGTGAATTTTGTGTGGACATAAAATACTCCTTCCCGGATAACGGCGGGTGTCCGCTTGGGCTTAATGCCCTGTTTCTGTTAATTATTATAGTAAATCCGGCCCGGTTCATCCAGCAATATTCACATATTGTGAATTTATTTTTTTGCCACGTCCCCGCGCAGCTGCTGCACCGTCCAGGAAAAAATCGGGGGTCCCTTCAGGGTTCCGATTTTTATCCTTGACGGCTCTCCCCCCGATACCCTGCCGGATGGGGGAGGGTTCCCGCAGGGAGCCATCCCCCATGTAAGACCGCCGTTGACCTTCAGCAAGCCCCGCAGACATACACGGCGCTCATGGCTGCACCACTTCCCCGGAGTTCGCCAGCGGCGAACGGTGGAAGCGCGGTGGCCGTCAGGCCACCTGAAGCGATGCCGTTGACCTGGGCGAGGGATGGAAGCCCGAAGGGGAGAGACGCGCAGCGGCTCGATGCGCAGCACGACAGCCCGGTTCTCCGGCAGCGCCGGAGAACGACCCCGCAAGGGTTATAAATTAGGGTTGCCTGGTGAGAAATCCTGGAATAGTGTTTGTGGCCGTGGCTTTTTTTGCCGCGTTGAGAAGTGTGTTCCAGTCATCCGGTGGAGTACCTGCTTTCAGCATTTCCGCAAACACTTTATATGCATCCGTTTTAGAGCCGTAAGCGCGGAGCGTATCGAAATCATTAACCCAACCGATAATGATGGTTTTGTGCTCCTGACTGCAACGGTAAAACAAGCGGAACTGCTGCAAAAATTTTACCCGGAACCAGTGTTTGTACTCGTCGCCTAAAGTGTCGCCCTGGCGGTACTGTGGATTGAGCGGATCTGAAGCAATCCATTCCTCAATCACTCGCTCAATCGCAATCAGGAGTTTTGTTTCTTTTTTCTTATGGTATTCGTTGGGTTTTGCTGCTTTTAACTCAGCAACCTTCTGCGCAAGCTCCGCAATCTGGTCTAAAAAGCATTTGTGAAAGCAGATTTTCCAACCATTTAATTCTAAGTATTCCATTTGCCACCGCCCTTTAATTTTTAGTCATCGGTAAGCGGCGCGTCTAAATCAACTTCAACTCCAGCAGTCAAAGCTTTGATGCTTTCCCAGAACAGAGCCGGAACAGGGGCAATATTCTGAGGGTTTTTCTTCATGTCGTTTTCCAGAAAAGCCAGGAACTGTGGAACAACTGGATCGTCCTGTTCTTCTTCCTTTTTAGACATGATGACTTTACCGCCCGCAAGCAAGGTATAGTGAATGGACTCACCTGGCTTGAGATGCAAAGCATCGCGTATTGCTGCCGGAATCGTAGTCTGGCTGCGTTCGGTGAGCCGAGACTCAGCGCGCAGTGACACGTCCGCACTATTTAACATTTGAGTAGCCATTGAATGAACCCCCTTTATCTCCCATACCTCTTTAACAAGGCTGCGGGTGGCTAACCCGCCGAGAAAAGTTCATGGTTATACCCAGTCTCGAATACTACAGAGCTATCGGTTTGCTAAGCCGCTGGGTCTTACGAGTTAAGTCGCATTACTGCGTGCTCCTATGAGCAAAGACATTATAATGCAAATGCATTGCACAATGCAAATGCATTGCATGGCTCTACAAATTAGCCCGTAATCGGGCTAATGTTCGGAGTGACAGCGGGGAATGGATCGTTCTGAAGTAACCAGAAGAGGATAGAATGTGGCCGAGAAAAGAGGGATTTAATCTTTGTCTTCTATCACAGGATCACGGTCAACGAGAAAATCAGGGTCTGCTTTTTCAACGTCTTTCAAACTTTCCCAGCTAGGACGCACTGGCCTGAGTGTAATGGTATCTCCCTCTCTGGAGATTACTAATTCGCGCACGCCTTCAAAATCCATATCACGCGGTATTCTTATCGCTCGGTTATTGCCGTTAGTAAACACAGATACTTTTCTCATAATTCACTCCTACTTTTGCAGACCAATAGTAACGGCCAATAATTTTATGATACTACAGCCGGAATAATATGTCTGGTATGCACCTGCATGAGGCCGTCCGTCCGAAGGATGATTTTGCGCATGCGCAAAATCACGCAAAGCGCAGGCCGTCCCCGACAGGGGCATGCCATACAGCAGACCGGGTAAAGCCCGGTCTTCATTGCCCTGTGAAAAGAAAACCCCGCAGCGCGGGGTTATCATCAAACTTCAGTCGAGCCTATCCAGTGTGCATTCAGGTACGCTTCCGCCCCATTATTCACACCCTGTGGCTGTACCGCCGTAAGGGTGTCGTGAGTCCATCCCTGAACAGGCGCAGCCTGCGTATGCAGAGTTTCGCCATCGAGCGAGCGGATCACAAGTGGATAGTGTTTCAGCGGCGTAAGGATATCGCGTTCGCCTGCTTTGAGATCCGTAATGTAGGTCAGGGGCATATAAAGTTTTCCGGTTCGACGTTTTTCAGGGCGCAAATGTAGCCGTAGGCTGATTGTTCATTTTCGCCATATTCATGATTTTCATTGTGCGCCAGATCGTACAGAACGGAGTCAGCTTCCTCATCCGTAAGCGTGTAACCGTGGCGTTCTGCCACGTCGCGTACTTCGCTGCGCGTCCAAACGATAACTGAAATCACGGTGTCAGGGTAAACCTGTTGCAGGTAAGCCAGAACTTCTTCAGGTGTGCCAACCATTGTTGTTGCTCCTTCCCGGATGACGGCGGGTGTCCGTTTGGGCGTGATACCCGGTTATGGTGAACGGTGCTGCATAGTGCCGGGCATCAGCCCGGCAGGTGAAACATTATTTCCTGACGGTGCTTTTCAGCAGGCGGCGGTTAAAGGTGACGGAATACACGCTTTCCGTTTCGTTGTGGCGCAGAGGGTCTACGCGGGTGACGTTGTGGCACATATTGTTTGCCAGCATGATTTTTTCGACCTGTGTAAACAGGCTGACGTTTTCATCAAATGGAAAATTGAGCGTGCCTTTATGCCCTGACAGTTTTGGAATACCGGAAAAATGAAGGGCTTTGACGCCATTTCTGGAAAATACGGATACAGCTACGCAACTACGAGCTTCAACCATGACTGCTACTCCATCCCGGATTACGGCGGGTGTCCGCGTGGGCGTAATGCCCTGTTTCTGGTAATAATTATAATCGGACACATAAAAAAACACCAGAATAAATTCACAATATGTAAATATAAATTCTGGCGTTTATCTGCTTCTGAATCAGTCGGCGCTTTCAATCCAGGCTAACCGGCGGCGTTCTGCATCTTCCAGTTGAGCGGTATCGATGCGCCCAAGTACGTAGTCTGGAATATCATCCTGCGTCAGGTTTCCGCGTTCATCCACTTCATAGGATTGTCTGTGTTTACGATCATAAACCGTGTGCCCCTCGGAGTGCCAGAATTCCTCACCCTTCGTGGTTAAGAGTCGGTTTTCCTCGCGCTGGTTCCAGATAGCGGCCTTGAAAATTCCTTTTGTTATGGTCTGGCAGTGTGGGCAGGCAAAGTAGAAGTGATGTTTCATTTCATAACGCGTTGCGTATGAGCTTTTGCAGTTCTGACATTCAGACAGAATAAGGCAACCTGCCGGATGCAATGAAGGGGTATATCCAATAGCCTGCATTGCGTAAGTAAATCCGGTGATGGTTTCATCAATCACTTGCTTATCAGCAACCGCAAGCCGTTGCCGTACTTGCTCAAGTACAGGCGCGGGAAAAATCAGGGGAAAAAATTTAGTAAACATTGTCACTCTCCTTATGGTCAGGGGCGTCAATTAGGCGCTCTCCGGTGTTGTACTGATCAACAAGCGCCTGCATCGAGTCGCGGGTGTATCCGTAAGCGCTGAGCGAGTGGTCAGTGGCGGTGATCGTCATAGCTCCGTTTTCGATCTGCACGAATGCCCTGATAGTGCCGAATATAGCTATCTTGCCTGGTGGCAGTTGTTCGACCTTGCCGGGTTCAGTGAGAGCTGAGCGCGGTTTGAAACTGGCTTTCCGGGTACGCAGCTGGCCTTTTACCGTGTGCTTGCTGGCAGGTAAAAACTGACCACCTTTGTATTTCTGCCCGTTAATCCCGATCTGACCGCCTTTCTTTGCTTTACCGTTCACAGATGGCTCCATTAACCCAGCAAATGAAACAGATTGTCCATCGGAGCCGCCGCCGCTACAGGCCAGCGTTCAGCATTAATAAACACGATGTAAAAATCTGGTACTTCAGGGATAAGCACGGTTTCTTCTTCCGTCTGAGCGATCGCTAGTGAAAAACGGTTATCGTTGTTTGTCATTTTTCCATTCATGCAAACATAGGCATATAAATCTTCGACTTGCTCATCAGTCAAAGGGGTGGCCGCAGGATCTGGAAGGACAACAGACTGAGGGAAAATATTCATAATAACTACTCCGTCCCGGATAACGGCGGGTGTCCGTTTAGGCGTGATGCCCGGTTTTTGTTTCAGATTAGGGGGCATAATCACCCCCATTATTGGAGCGCAGCCGTCAGTCAATTGCCCTGAAAATACTGTGAGATTCGTCAGTCGTGGCGGCGTAGTCTTTTAACGTATCCATCGCTTCCCGAAAATGATCGCAAAGGCCAGAGTCCTGACGTTTCCATGCGGCATCGAAACAGGATTGAAGTACATAGAGCGTCACGATAATACCGGCAGCTTCAGCAGTAACATTTCCTGAAAAGTAGTTAGGCATTTCGAAATGATAAAATTCGTGCGCATCAGGGCACATAAAACCGCTATTACTCCCCACTTTAAAATAGCTCCAGTATCCGGTT from Enterobacter cloacae subsp. cloacae ATCC 13047 includes these protein-coding regions:
- a CDS encoding type II toxin-antitoxin system PrlF family antitoxin — protein: MATQMLNSADVSLRAESRLTERSQTTIPAAIRDALHLKPGESIHYTLLAGGKVIMSKKEEEQDDPVVPQFLAFLENDMKKNPQNIAPVPALFWESIKALTAGVEVDLDAPLTDD
- a CDS encoding DUF4942 domain-containing protein, which codes for MTTAINPEIVCEFASSSEVIPSISIENILTRAAYAMTTFSDGLAKLREAQQLMKDTTDDKMYGYIEVVRNGLGGSSDDATIKRMKRLLDAGIWSRLMNETGMKTLMSHKQIDDWEKQLDTENMPEATLDNILSSFRALNQDKGQIFEQGVTDVFKKLSWDYKTNCPCKIGKKIIVNSMVGSSYSKNCYYVTDEGRNKLNDLEKMMSILDGRNVPDHRIAAGALFYDFTRENMWNGENFEHEYFTVKYFKARTGHIIFKRMDLVDKLNDIISRQYGTVLPSRV
- a CDS encoding antirestriction protein; amino-acid sequence: MSEAPVVLIKQETTELGRLVFHTLLFREYCEYANLAAVSFMKRFCDKYETGYWSYFKVGSNSGFMCPDAHEFYHFEMPNYFSGNVTAEAAGIIVTLYVLQSCFDAAWKRQDSGLCDHFREAMDTLKDYAATTDESHSIFRAID
- a CDS encoding DUF1380 family protein, whose translation is MVGTPEEVLAYLQQVYPDTVISVIVWTRSEVRDVAERHGYTLTDEEADSVLYDLAHNENHEYGENEQSAYGYICALKNVEPENFICP
- a CDS encoding type II toxin-antitoxin system YhaV family toxin — translated: MEYLELNGWKICFHKCFLDQIAELAQKVAELKAAKPNEYHKKKETKLLIAIERVIEEWIASDPLNPQYRQGDTLGDEYKHWFRVKFLQQFRLFYRCSQEHKTIIIGWVNDFDTLRAYGSKTDAYKVFAEMLKAGTPPDDWNTLLNAAKKATATNTIPGFLTRQP
- the vapB gene encoding type II toxin-antitoxin system VapB family antitoxin, encoding MRKVSVFTNGNNRAIRIPRDMDFEGVRELVISREGDTITLRPVRPSWESLKDVEKADPDFLVDRDPVIEDKD